TTGCCGGACacatttctttgccattcctcaaaacaaacccattcggcggggggatacaaattaattgaatttgcttgtttagcTTGACTCGAGCTAGGCTTTAACCGTGAAAATTTAGTTCGATAAGAAAActaaaagtttgttaaaaaccATTCAGTCTTAAAATAAATTCATGTGAtcttatattacaaaaaattatagaaataaaattaGAATGAAAGCAAATATAGCTGATAACCGATGCTAAAGAAGAGTtactttaatgtttttgttttgtgtactGCAAAATATACTGATAAAAAAAGAATTAACCATAGCCTATATTATATTCAAAGCGGACATGTTTGAAGTTAGTTGTAGTATGCAGCTAATGAGATGCTATCTTGCTCTCAATTGCgtaatattttatagcaaaaaatgTCGAGTAACAAAAGCCGAattcaagtattatataaaaagataGAAAAAGTTAAGCAACCAATGTCATATTTATGGAAGAATAACTTGAAGCTGCATTCAGTTGCTATATGGGTATTAAAAGGGATATTTACTGTCTCTCAATTGGATGAAATATGTCAAAACGTTTATGCCATCAAATTCAGTTGtgttaaattattattatcaaataaacATGTACGTATATATAATCAACATCTGACTCGGACTACTTCTTAAACGTCGATTACACAATCAATCCTTCTATGGTGTCGTGTTACTCAATATTTTATCAggtaaaatgaaatagaatacaGGATAATTGTTCTTTAGTGTGAGGTCGAAATATTTTATACTGAATCTGATGATCACAgatgaaagatattttgaataaTCAAATACTGTTCTTATTTCATGTCAGAGCGTGTGTTAACCTGGCAGGATATATGGAGATATGAGCCACTTCGGCTCAGTTTCCTGCTTCGTTCCGTCTATGACCTATTGCCTTCACCAACAAACCTGAACAGATGGAGGCTCACAGAAGACCTTAATTGCCAGTTGTGTGGAGAGAAGGGTACCCTGCACCACATCATGTCGGCATGTCCAACAGCTCTTGCACAAGGCCGATATAGATGGCGCCACGATCAGGTGCTCAGAGAATTGACAGATGTGGTTGAGCGGGAGAGGAAGAAAAGCAGACAAAGGAAGAATAAAGGGCCACAGTTCACCCCTTTTGTCAAAGAAGGTGAGTCCAAGAAACCCCAGCCTAATGAAACAAGCCTCCTAAATGAATCAAACAACTGGGAGTTGCGTGTAGACCTTGGCAAAAGGCTGGTTTTTCCAGATATTGTACACACAAATCTGAGACCAGACTTGGTACTGTGGTCATAGTCTCCTAAGCGGCTAATTCTGGTGGAACTAACTGTGCCCTGGTAAGAGAGGACTGAAGAGGCACATGAGAGGAAAAGGGCAAAGTACCATGACCTGGCAGAGGCATGTACTATACAGGGATGGAAAACTTGGATTTTTCCGGTGGAGGTAGGATGTAGAGGGTTTCCTGCCCAATCAGTTTTGAGGATGCACGGAGCCTTGGGCTTTAAAGGCAGAGCAAGAAAGTCAGCAGCCCAGGCTCCAGGACAGGCAGCGGAAAAGGCATCCAGTTGGCTCTGGTTACGTCAAAACGAAAAGGCATGGCAGCCATCACAGACAAGCAGTGCCTGATCACCACTGCTGCCCCGCCATTCTTAGAGTTTTCCGGGATAAGGGGCGAAACACTCACTGAGGAATGGGGACCCGGCTGATGATGTCTGTGATAAGCAGTACAGATACCGTACTGTATGTTACCAACATGTCaaccaaatgtttttaaataagtaGATGTATAgtagatatatttgatatatttcaatcctatatttcaataattcaccgaaaaaataaatatgtaatacatattTTCCTAGATCTGTTACAACTTTAACCGTTCATCATTATGGTTCTACCATTTATTCGGAAGTCTTTAAGTAATTATTCTGTTCGTCTGCACGTCCGTCCGTGCTCTTATAATTATAGCATTTTTATCATAATGGctctttttttatttactgaCGTCTTATAGTAATTAG
This window of the Mercenaria mercenaria strain notata chromosome 5, MADL_Memer_1, whole genome shotgun sequence genome carries:
- the LOC128557258 gene encoding uncharacterized protein LOC128557258, which gives rise to MSRRGAPRAMLGGQGGLTLESFEIQLCGEKGTLHHIMSACPTALAQGRYRWRHDQVLRELTDVVERERKKSRQRKNKGPQFTPFVKEERTEEAHERKRAKYHDLAEACTIQGWKTWIFPVEVGCRGFPAQSVLRMHGALGFKGRARKSAAQAPGQAAEKASSWLWLRQNEKAWQPSQTSSA